In Argopecten irradians isolate NY unplaced genomic scaffold, Ai_NY scaffold_0979, whole genome shotgun sequence, the sequence TGGTTTTAGCCTAAACAGTTAAATgcagtaaaatatttttgatatgataTAAAGGTTCAGTTTGTTTCAGAATGTTTGGATACGATATTGGAAAGGAAAAAAACCACATTGTAAATCATATAAAGAAAACGTACTTTAGCTTTGAATGTGTGATTTTCGTAAAACCAGGTAAAGCTTATTGTCATgctataaaataatattaataaaataaactgGTTATATTAGAccatgataaaatatttaaacttcaTATTGCAGAAATAACATGATTAAACGAACACACTAAAAAGAAGTAAGCCAAGGTTTTACCTATATCGCGGAGGTCCTTCTGTCGTCAGCAAAGACGTCATGTATCCGATCTATATGATCAGTGTCCCCACTGACGTGTATGTTACACACGAACATGAATACACACTTGAATGGGGTGTTCTAGTGCATTAGCATAATCACATGCATAACAAAGACTAGGTTGAAATAATTCATTCTACAGAGGCGTATGGTAGGGGACAGCTCTTTAAAAACCCCTATCACGGCAAaatttagtatacatgtaatagagaTCATCAATAACAATTATTGACAACACAATGCAATAACTAGATTATACGAGATGTGTGTACACCACTTCATGCAGTAAAGTTGATTAAAACTATGTGGCGGTACCAGGAATTGCTAAACACCTCAGGAACCcaatgttttgattttggaTGTTATCTGAtcgaatatttttttattcattccgTTTTACATTGGATATTGTTAAATATCACACGATCTGTATATGTGATGGAAACTTTACACTGCATTATGTCTTTGTAACTCGTTCTAGAATTTGCCAATGTCACAATAGAGTAGAAAGGAAGTACTACAATAATGAAATCGAtgaaacaagaaaataaaagttacaCTTTATACAAgaatgtgtattgttttattccattattataaacattctttggtttttggaataataataaaaaaaataaaaaaaaacaaacaaacatttatcaaaCTTTCATTccccaatgaaatatataatttgcaaTTTTGAATATAGAACACCTAAATCTAGCTAATCACATTGCCTTCCAAATAAACTcagaaaacaatatgaaattaCGGTATTGATCAAATGTTCTCAATAGTTTGAGTTCTTGGTTTACGGGACCGCCGAATCGCCACTAAAATCCCAATCACCGCTGCCCCTAGTATAATGATGAGTACTGGTTTAGTTAGGTAGTCGTTTACACTGATATATTGGATTGTATCAGAGGTTTCCAAGTTTAAATTTTCTTCTAAATCGAGATGTGAATaacctgaaataaaaaataacattttgaaaaaaaagaataatgataaaatctGATAAGACATAGCCAAGCATCTTACGACCATTTACGATAGCAGTggattcatattttttataatcagCTGTAAAATATGATAACGTCACAAATCTATCGGACTTGAAATTAATCTaaattgtttcatttatttcaaatttgcatGTCTGATTAAAactaaaacacatttaaaaactCTCTTCAGACATCATAAATAATATTATGACtagatattatatatttacgCACCATTAGTCAAGCGTATAACCTCGAAAGTATCTGCACGTTGTAGGTTAATATCGGCCTCCGATTGGACAGCTCTCCTGTGGACGCGGTGACATGATTGGCTGCTTGCTGACGAATTGTCGTTCTCGTTACAAAATGTAGCAGTACAAAATAAGTATAAATTGTCCTGATTGGTGTATTCAAAATTTCGGAAGACGAACCTAGTCTCGTGAGAAGATTTATTTAAGACGCGGGAACTGACGTCACTGTTACACCTAAAATGAATCAAGATTAATTAAGATATGAACAAATACACAAAATCAAACGATAAAAGTAAAGGATGAACACAATGTAATAGGATTAATTCGCGTACCAATGATACATGATAACGTTTGTACcggattattatttttattgatgcTGTGAAGGCGTTAATAGATGCTATCCCGCGCGAAGCCCTATCAGGTATCGCGTGGTACGTTAATTAGTCACATTGCAATTAGACTTTCAATTCCACTCATCTACGATAGTCTATGATACGTTCAAATGCAAGTGAGCGTATCGTAGATCatgtagtggagcggaattacacgTCTACATTTAAAAAGGTCGAGGATCGCTATATAGCATCACTATAATCCAAAACTCGAAAGTAAAcgatacatatgaaataaaaaaaacaggctataacataattataatgcAAATTAAACCTCAATGCAAaactatatgaaataaaaaaaactactgtaaaccaattttctttcccGGCtacttatttttatttattttcgcggtttcaatttcaaaacaaatttcagAAGATTCCTTTTCGCGGATTTGAAAATATTCGTATAAAAATAAATGCTATAGATAATTTTCACGAAGATCAACAAAATTTAATCGTTAGCGAAAGAAAGTTAGTTTACAATAAACATGTGTATATCTTAAGTTAAAACTTGGAACAAAACGAAACAAAAGTAAGGAGCACAATCCAGCATATTAATACAAGACTCAAAGTAAAACGATTAAACACATAATCACATAAAATTGTCATGTGAATCTTTAAAATCCACAGAACTAAGCGTTCAGGAGAATGAGTTATCTGTTTCCATGACGTCACCATGGCAATTAAGGTAAAATCGGTTCaagtaatgttttaaaaacattatatgaATTTGGTGTTGGGAAAAAATCATTCTTATTgatattacagaaaaaaaggaATTTATTCATATAAGCGAATTTGTAAAGTCCATTTGGCTCGATTTCTAATAGTACCAATATTTCTATGTGGCCATAATTGTTGAACATTTATTTTGCATTCGAAAGGATACTGTTTTAGTAGTTTTTTGCCTAAAATTGTCAGTctgtaaaatgattttaatgagtaaaaaaaataacgtCTCCCTCAGATCTTGTCATTCCATAACTAAAGTTTCTTTTGGAAATAGCTAATATCGTATTAAAAGACACAGCTGATAATACCCCAATGTTTTATAAACTCTTAGACGATAGTAACATTACATGATATACAGCCATATTAACTTAATTCACTTACCCATTTTTTATCAAGTAAAACTTCAAATGGTCTCCAGCATTCGGAAATGGAAGCGTGTAGCATGACTCTAtgttcattatgacgtcatcagcTGAGAGGGGCGTGGTTACTGTGACATAAATTTCCTCACCAATATTGACCAACAGTGGACTTCCGGTCATGAGCTGTCGATACGCTGGGTCCCTAGAGGAAATCAAATTCTTACATATACAGAACTTCCttttactcattcacccctgaagacgcACTTAAACTCATCTTATTCAAAGACTGGAATAGCTCATTATTAATGTGGAGGGGTGAATGGGGTCAATTCCGGAATTGAAAATGAAACTGGAAAACGTATTCAATCATTAAATCTACATGGActtcatcataaatattttatcatcagaattttaaaatatcaatattaatgggttaacatttcaatatcatatttattctGACACTTGTGTACCAAAGTATCGAATTATATCGTTCATACCTGTAAAATGACATGTGGACATTATAATGACCGGAACCGGAAACAATTGGGTTTCTACTGCGGGTGCGCACTTTGTTGCGTGTTTCAATGAAGTGTTGAGAAACAGTTTCCTGAGTCGGCAAATCACAATGTACGTCTATTTTGAAGCGATAATCTCTGACGATAAATTTATGATTTGGGTCTCTGAATGCGTAGACAAGCATGTTGGTGTACTCCATGGCTTTGGGAGTTGTCTGGAAATGTACAGAGCATGATCtagatacatgtgtatgttaaaGTGACTTtctatttcatcaaattttatttcaaaacaacaagTTGTGCCTGTATCAGATATCtcttaaatgtttattaacttCGCGGTTTGCGTGTAAAAACATTTTGCggtgtttttattttcaaaaagataataatatgttaacgttttgcatattttgaaatattgcacaCGGGGAAAATTATCGCGCTTAAATAAATCTTCCGCACATATAATTAGCGTacaattaacaatatttaagtAATGACACcattcaagacaaaaatattgttaaacgtTGGACGATTAACATGGCAATCAATTACAGTATATGTACACATTAAAGGGTAAATGAGTTGGAGCAATGACAATGCAAGACGACAAAATCACTATTGcaaaaaaacaattatgaatGGCAGCACTAACtactaagaaaaaaaatcgtgtGGGATTctaaaaaacacaataaaaaaatattttactggGAATATTTACGCAAcgtgtttattgtttattttgtagcatttattttaaaatcatactcACGAGGAAATTTGCATCATATATTTTGCCGTGTGATTTATTGTCGAATTAAAGTACATTCACAGTAATGTTATGAATGTTCAATTCCTCATCCTAGGACATAAAAGGTATATACGGCCAAgtctgtctataacgaccactaaGAAGACAAGGAAACTATAGTCTTAGCTTTATAGGCAAGTGATCTTTAAACACATGGTCAAACGGTACAGGAACCGTTTAGTCATTTAGGAGCCAGCGAACAAATGGCCTCACTGAGGAGGTACAATATATCTCTATGCTTAACACAGCCTGGCCTTATtgagcaggtggtctttatacagagggtGGTCGCAAATACAGGTTTCACTTACCATCAGGTGAGTCAGACAGTTGGTATACTGTTGGTTTATTAAAAGATAGTCTCCGGATCGGTAGCCCTCACAGCCAGGCCGGCCAAGGTAGATATCAGAAGGATCAAAGTCACTATGCAGTTTGTAAAGATTGGGTAAATATATACGGATATCCCAAGCGTCCTGGTCACATTGAGTACTAATGGCGCGGACGTAAAAATCTGAAATACGCGCGGACGTAAAaatctgaaatacatgtatataatatgtaattgtaaaAGCAATTATTCCAGCTTTGGAGCATGTCTTGTCAATGGTTCTTgtgatttattaataaaacgGCAGGTGATGAAATTCAAgggataattttatttatctcaTTTGATTTATCTGCTTATAAACTCAAAAATTATCATGTGACATACAGTATTTCCCCATTATACTGCTACCCATTGTCCAGTGTCGATTTGGAAGTACAACGGGGAAGGTGGTACGACGGGGTTTACAATATGTAGATTCCAATCACGATCTAACGCGACCTGCCGCTTCTGTTCATGTAGTAATTTTAAACCTAAATACAAACGCATAAATATcgtatattttaaagaaataactgaaatatgaaTTTGTATCATCTTTGTAAACTGTTTATAACAAAGCTATCAACAATTTTACCTAGATGAAATAAGTGAGAAAATgaagtatattatatattgatgACTATAGTGCGTTGTTGTGAACATTGTAACCTTCCTCAATGTGCACATCGTAATAGTCATcgaaattacatttttttaaataaacgtTGGGTGTGTAATACATATCCTTACGCAACCCTACTAAATGATTTGGTGAATTATTGGTGCTAGTAATAATAGCGGTATATCACATTGCATGGAATTATTAACAACTTACCCGAGGAGTTCGATACACCAACGGCCTCGGTAGTTTGTTGGTTATCTACAACAAACCCATTTCACTGATGTAGACTTTGATGTTTCGAAAATGTATTACCGAGGTAGCTCTTAATGGTGTCGTTTTAGATTTACTTATTAACGAATCCATGGTATAATAAATGACTAACAACACGTACACGATATCAGAAAAAGTGTATACGATGTATATACACAGTACTATAGGGGTAAGGTTTTTgctataaaattatttgatacaATATGACGATTTTCATACAGTCCatcctgccttagcgaccatcTCTGTACCACTTGGTTTTAAAGACCATCATTGTGGTCCCTTGGTTAGTCTGTGGTATTTACAGTTTTGactatacataaatatttatttaccccccccccacctttatcttattttatttcttaatttatttacttttatttaacCATTTTGTGATACATATACAGTTTTTCCATATTCAAATGTTATAATCTGGAGCTGCGGGTAGATATTAATTGTGACGCCATGTGTTTGCCAGTGTtacatcacatatatataaataaaaagacgTGGACTCCGCTCATGGAATTacgacgtcacaatagataccttcCCGAATAGAAAATGCAAAGATAAGGTGAAAATTGCTGTCGAGAGTCAATACAACCTATTGCATGTAAGTTCTTTTCTGGTGACAACCCTCTGATATTTGTAGGTAAGCA encodes:
- the LOC138313846 gene encoding CUB and zona pellucida-like domain-containing protein 1 yields the protein MDTRHVGINARHDGTDARHAGTDIRHAGMKRRREDCGPGDLHGPRATIESPYNAGYYHLYFHCWWTMHVTPNTTVRLEFKWFDLYTGHDYVIVHDGSKDLTGRLTGRLDLPYYVDSTSDTMTVEYVTDIAFTTNGFRATLQEVDNDTETTTVNYVQSTSDNQQTTEAVGVSNSSDFYVRAISTQCDQDAWDIRIYLPNLYKLHSDFDPSDIYLGRPGCEGYRSGDYLLINQQYTNCLTHLMTTPKAMEYTNMLVYAFRDPNHKFIVRDYRFKIDVHCDLPTQETVSQHFIETRNKVRTRSRNPIVSGSGHYNVHMSFYRDPAYRQLMTGSPLLVNIGEEIYVTVTTPLSADDVIMNIESCYTLPFPNAGDHLKFYLIKNGCNSDVSSRVLNKSSHETRFVFRNFEYTNQDNLYLFCTATFCNENDNSSASSQSCHRVHRRAVQSEADINLQRADTFEVIRLTNGYSHLDLEENLNLETSDTIQYISVNDYLTKPVLIIILGAAVIGILVAIRRSRKPRTQTIENI